A window of Punica granatum isolate Tunisia-2019 chromosome 8, ASM765513v2, whole genome shotgun sequence genomic DNA:
tattaattaattttaattattttgagtTACATTCattaaatgaatataaatatatatgtgggcCTCCATCAGAGATTTAAAATCAGATGCTGTGAATGGAGTGGTAAGTCTCTCATTTTGTTGAGTTGGTCTCTGTCTGACATAGCACTAATGTGACAGTATGAGGCTCAGATCAGAGATTCAAATGAAAAACCTAGGGTGGAGTTAGTCGAAGCCCTcgtatcatttttttttagctCACATCACTAACAATCAACGACCACCACCATTGGGTTGTCTGATCAACCACCCACCCACTACTtgttttttcctcttctttttttatttcttttagctttttatccattaaaaaaggaattcattctttgcattttagtcaatttttttcagcGTGCATCTTGGTATCAAGAAGTCTAATAGCTCCCGATTAATTCAGCCGAGCCGAATTGACCCATTAAAGGGTAAATATCTCCCAATGTAGATTTTCTCCAAACATTCCAAGTACtcgaaaataaattatatttcccTAATGGAAAAATAGCCTAAAAATTCAATTACTTTCCTTAAATTTCATAATCTGCCAACTTCTCAAATTTTggcatgaaaaatcaaaacgATTATTTCCATTTCCCTCATTTACCAACCCGTTAACTTTGGGCGTAACGGCGCTGACATGACCGTTGACTCCGCCTATGTGGCAGATAGAAGTCCACATGAAAAATGGGATATCCTATTAacttaaaaaatcaaatagtttgaaattttttatcagtctaccaaaatatcaaaaattcTCTCTCCTATCTttgtttctctctcctctctttcttctctctcatctctctctcatctctctctcatctcttttTCTATCTCATCTCTGTCTCATCtgtctcatctctctctcatcaCTCTCTCTCGACTCTCTCATCTCTTtcatctctctcctctccctttCTTTCAACTCTCACATCTCTCTCTTTACTCTCTCACaactctctctcatctctctctcttctccctctctctcaactctttctctctcctttctctcatctctctcgaCTCTCTTTCCTTTCTCTCGACTTTATCCCATCTCTTTCCTTTCTCAtgattctctctcttctctctcactctctattctctctctcgactctctcttctctcaaTCTCTCCCctttttctctcctctctcctctctcgactctttctcatctctctcccaactctctctcctctctctcttatcTCTCTCGCCTCTCTCTCATatctctcccctctctctcccctctctcatTTCTCTCCACTGTCTCTCgactctctcctctctctcctttctctcatctctctcgaCTCTGTCTTGTCCCTTCTCTCATCTCtgagagaaaggagagaaaggaaagagtcgagagagaaagagatgagagagataTGAGATAAAGGAGATAGAAATgtgagagaagagagaaaggagaaagATGGGACAGAGTCAGGGGAGAGGGGAGAGAGTCGagagatagaagagagagtTGAGAGGGATGAGATAGAGATGACAGAGTGTCGAGAGATAGGAGAGAGATAAGAGAGAGGACAAAGAGTGATGAGAGAGAGTTGAGAGAGATGATAGAGAGGAGACAGAAGGAGGAGAGAGTGtcgagagagaggagagagggttgggagagagatgagagagagaggagagttgtcgagagagagagaaagagaggagaggagatgCGAGAGCGCAAAAGCAGGAGAAAgtggggagagagagatgagagagaggagagagaagggagAATTTTTTATGTTGTGGTAGATTAGAGAAAAATTTCAAACGATTtaatttttaggttaaaagAATATCATTTTTCATGTGGACTTCCATCTGCAACATAAACGGAGTTCACGGCCACGTCAATGTTGTTAAGCCTAAAGTTAATGGATACGTAGATGGGAAAAAGAAATGTTTTGATTTTTCGggttaaaatttaaaatgttgATAGATTGAAAAATTTAAGGAAATCTTGGCTTGTTTTTGCCCTTTCCTAAAAGCATCTAACCGATTTAGATGGTGAATGTTATAGAGGAGTGGATTATCCCGCGATCTAAACATGCTATTGAGGGACGCAAAAGATTCTCAAATAAACGTGGGGGTTTATTTTTGCGAATCTTTCAATAAACCAATCGATATGGACAAAgagtgtgtttgttttttaaaaaattttcaactcaatttCACTCcactccacttatctttaatttaacatcacaatcattacatttttcatttttaaaattttttaaccattcaattcaatttttaatattaaattctttcaactattaattattttttaacaatttaataacataattattacttaattattactttctctcaattatttattaattgttcacattttttctcataattcaataatacaattattacaaaccaattaaaaccaaacggCGAGTCCCTTTTTTCTCACTCAGTCCCTTTCTCATTGactcctcctcttctttctTCGCAGTTGAAGTTGACCTCTCTTCAACGCCATAGCTACTGAGAATATCACAAGAACTTGCCCACTTCCGCCTTTCCTCCGCACACACgtacacacatacatacatacatacatatatatatatatatattatatcagcCATTCAATTGGGTTTTTCCCCTGCTAACCAATTCGACCAATTGCATTGTGTGTTGGTCTCTGTCtctggggggggggggggggggaattgGAAGAGAGTTTGGGACATGGAGAAAGCTCTCAACAGACAGAGAATCCTGCTTCAGCATCTCCAACCCACTTCCCATTCTGGGTCCTCTTCTCAGACCCAGGAGTCTGCTAACTTGTCTGTAAGCTCAAAATCTCACCTTTATGATCATATTGGCTGTTGTTCTTATGTGGTTTGTTGGGATCATGCGTGGTGTGATATTGATGGCTTCCCCTTTAAGGGAAGTCTCCTGCCTGAGAATCTTTGACCCAGGTTGCTCATAATTAGTGAAGTTGTGCTTATGCTGACTTACATGATAGAGAATTGCATGTATTGGTGGGTAATGGAGAGTATTGAATGGTGGGTAGCCCAGCACGCTAGAGTTAGGAAGCAGTATAGAATTGGGTAGAAGTTCATTAGAGAGTAGATAGCAGCTCGTCCAGTTGTAATCAATGCATGCCTACCaaaaaattttgtaatttatgcATTTTACTACTGTATTGtattatggtatcagagcagagCACCTTTATGGCCATGATCTTGTTGTTCTTGATCTTTCCTAGGCGTTTGAACATTCCTCACTTCAGTTCCTGACTCTAGTATTACCGTCCCTTAGTGGGTATTATGCAAATGTAGGGAGAAATCAGATATACAGAGGTTtcaaaaatttatcatatataggACAAACTGCTTTCAGATTGCTGTTTCGGCTTTAGCTTTAGTACTGCAAATTGTCTGTCCTGTACTTTGTACTTCTAGATGGATTGTGAGTAATGAATCGGTTGGTCAATGGTCATAACAGTAAAACTCTCTTTTTATCCTGGTCTTAATGAACAACACATGGTTTTTCTGAATACTTTTTCAGTATTTTTCGTGTTAGGCTTCAATATGTGCTGCAGGAGATAATGCAGCTTATCATAGAACTGCGGCTTTTGGGGATGACATTGTTATTGTGGCGTAAGTCCCTTGCTCTGTAGACCAAAAAATAGCAGTTTATTCTTAATGGTTTCCTCCTCTATGAATTCATTAATTTGAACTTGTCCAACAGAGCATATCGAACTGCAATTTGTAAGGCCAGGCGTGGGGGGTTCAAGGATACTCATCCCGATGATCTACTCGCTCCGGTCCTTAAGGTTGGAGTCTCCTGTTAGATTTTTGTGGAGGCCCATATCATCTTCTCTGGTTTCTCCTTGTGTATCAATTTTCTACGGGCGGCTTTCTCTTTCTGTTTGGTTTTTGTGATTCACAGGCAGTGTTAGAGAAAACAAATACGAACCCAGTGGAGGTGGGGGATATAGTTGTTGGTACAGTTTTGGCCCGGGGCTCACTGAGAGCGACCGAGTGTAGGATGGCTGCATTTTATGCTGGCATTCCTGGTATAATTTTCTCCCCTCAGATGCTACCTTTTACGATATTTTCTAGAGTATGCTTTGGGAAATTAACAGATATAATCGAAATTCCAAACTAGAACCATCTATCCTAGAAGCATAGACTAGTGGAAAGTTTTCTTCTTTGAACATCTGATTAGACAGCAAAAGGACATAGGTTAATGTTTGATTTGGTCATGAACCAGAGACGGTGCCTATTAGGACTGTCAACAGGCAATGCTCATCCGGCCTTCAAGCAGTTGTTGATGTTGCCGCCTCCATAAAAGCCGGATTTTATGACATTGGTAAATGGATtctagatatatattattggcTTCTTGTGAAAAGCATCAACCCTTAACTTAATGATTCAACTGTCTGATAATCAGGAATTGCTGCTGGGCTGGAATCAATGACTGTAGATGCAATTGGCAGGGTTCCAAATTTTAATCCGAGAGTACGTTCATTTTCACTGGTACAATTAAAGTTGGATATTGACTTAGGAAATGATTTAGATTGCTGAACGTGATTTCAATTACAGGTGAAAATGTTTGCTCAAGCCCGGGATTGTCTTCTTCCTATGGGGATCATTTCTGAAAATGTGGCTCAGCGCTATGGTGTTACTCGCCAAGAGCAAGACCACGCTGCTGTGAGTTTTGAAAAGAATCCActaatgtttttcttttttttccccctaacTTATCGAAAAAAAGGGGTTAATCATGCCAAAAATCTTGAACTTTGACCGTTTTTCCAAATCTAACATCAACTCtcaattttctcaaatctaagTAGCAATTTGCCACATTAGACCAAATATAGTATCCGTCTCAGATTCCGTCACGTTTTTTGACATGGCAAGTAACGGCAGCCGATGTGGCCTGACTATTTTTAAGCTCTAATCAAACAACGACACATCCTTAGCGCACAtagttttttcttctttcttacTCTCTCTCGCACGCACAGCACATCTCCTTCTccatcaccatcaccatcGCCATCGCCATCTCCTCCTATCACCATCTCCATCACCACACCAGCAACTTCATCAtctccttctccctctcctcaTCTCTGCTTTCatccctctcctcctcctcctctgctcTTCACTCCATAGCCACCTTCACTCCCCGTCCCTCTTGGCTCCTTGGCATCAACAATCCACCACACATCTCAGCCTTCccctttttcttcctcttcatctgCCATTCATTATCCAGCTCCCTCATTATCATCCTCGTCTCCTCGCACCACTGTCTTAGCCACCTCCTTCCTCCatcaccatctccgtcacaCTGCTTCCTACCTCACCTCAGGGGTTGACGGCCAACGGGGGGAGCCCCCAGCTGGGTTGGCCCCCTCCCCTCTCCCTCTGTTTTTCGATTCAAAAAcagagggagaggagaggcGAACGGCCTAGCTATGGGTTCCCCCGCCCCTCAGTCCCTCAACTGCACTGCTGACGTCatttccttctccttcctccttcCACGACTTGATTCCTCGACTCGGCCCCCAAGAATATGGggtcaaatttgaaaaatgagaaatattaGGGTCTTCTTAAATAATCAAGTGGGATCGTTGGTCTAGGTGTCATTGTTTGATTGGAGCTTAAAAATAGTCAGGCCACATCGGCTATCATTACTTGCCACGTCCCAAAACGAGACGGAATCCGAGACGGATGCTATACTTGGTCTAACGTGGCAAGTTGCTGcttagatttgagaaaattgaGAGTTGACGTTCGATTTGGGAAAACAGTCgaagttcatgattttttgCGCGAttaactcaaaaaaaaaaggttttcaTCTTCTCATATAGAACAAATGGATGGAAGTTCTTTCTGGTCTCAAAGTGAGAAATCTCACTACCACAATGGGCACAAAAACACAATGGATAAGAAAACAAGGAAAATTGGATTTTACAGTATGGTTTATGATTCCATGTTTCTGATGAAGTGTAATTGGGCACGTTTATTCCAGCTCCtgtagaagaagaaaatgcaaaattaggatattttcttagttttccACAGCAACATCGACCGCTCATGTTTATATCTTTTTGTCAATAGGTCGAGTCTCATAGACGAGCTGCTGCTGCAACTGCTTCTGGCAAATTCAAGGACGAGATAATTCCAGTCACAACCAAGGTACCATTGtgcatatatctatatctctctcccgctatatatatatatatatatacaaataacaATCATTTTTCTGAGGTTGCTTTGATTATAAAATGATGTAACTGCTTGATTTTATTAGTAGCTCATGGACCCAAAATCTGGAGACGAGAAGCCTGTGACGATTTGTGTGGATGATGGTATCCGAGCAAACACGAACATGGCAGACCTAGCAAAGCTGAAGCCTGCATTTAAAAAGGATGGAGCCACAACTGCTGGTATATTATTTGCAAGCCacttgaaattttgaaacttcGGCTTTATCAGAATCGTTTCTTTGAATGTTGAAATCCTGCCATGATGTGATGCATTCCGATTCATTTGTTATGTCAGGGAATGCTAGTCAAGTGAGTGATGGAGCCGCTGCTGTGCTGCTCATGAAGAGAAGTATGGCTTTACAGAAGGGACTCCCGATTCTCGGTGTTTTCAGGTACCTCTTCTTttacaagaaaaatatttccttGTTGCAAAATTATGTGCCAGAAAGGCGGATTTTTTAACACTTCAGGAATAGCTTGTGATGTTTATTAGACTAAAGAAAGAGTTAGGAGGAATGAAATTCAAAATCCATAGTGTGGAACTTTTTTTTCCGTTTGCGTTGAACGCTGTCTTGTGGATGTCCTCTAGGAGTTTTGCTGCAGTTGGTGTGGACCCTGCTGTCAATGGGATCGGTCCGGCAGTGGCTATTCCAGCTGCAGTGAAGTCAgcagggctggagcttgaTGATATCAATCTCTTTGAAATCAATGAGGTAACCatccttttctctttcctttttctttttccctgcCAACATCAGCTTACAAGTGCCCTGTTTTGTTAGTACTTTTCACTCTCTCCTATTTTCTTGTCTCAGGCATTTGCATCTCAGTATGTTTACTGCTGTAAGAAGCTGGAGCTTGACTCTGAGAAGGTCAATGTCAACGGAGGCGCGATAGCTCTCGGGCATCCTTTGGGCACTACAGGTACTCGACTACTGTATATTGATTAAGTGTTCAAAAGTTAATGCAAGTTAGTCgagaaaaatgaatgaatggagAAAGGAATGAAGAGAGTACATAGGGAGGGATTATAAGGGAGTCTAAAGCATTGATTAAGCTGGAAATTgcttatttgatttaattactCTCGAGCTACTATTCAAAAAGTAGTTTCCTATTATCATTTTCCACGGTCATTTTTCCTGATGGCCAACTTCTAAGAAATTGATCCATTGAAATCTAAACAAACACGATTGAAAGTCTTATGGCCAGTGGTACGATGGATATGATGAGCGAGTTGAAGGGGTCGGATTCTTTTTCCCGTTCCTGTCATACCAGTTTAATGGTGTCCTGTGAGATCTCATGCTTGAGATGAAGCACTGACGACTTACTCAAACTTACATTTCATAATTCTATTTGTTGCTCAGGTGCTCGGTGTGTTGCAACTCTACTGAACGAGATGAAGCGTCAAGGAAGAGACTGCCGGTTCGGGGTTATTTCCATGTGCATAggtctctctctatctctctctctatatattaCATTATTTCAATTCCATCAATAGTCTATCTCATTCCAATTGGATCTGTCCTTTTCATTTCCCACGACGATAGAACCCCCCTTATTATGTTGGGACTCTGCAGGTACGGGAATGGGTGCAGCAGCTGTTTTTGGTATAGAATGAAAATCATCACAAGTTTAAAACTAGAGTAACGCGGTCAGGTTAGGAGCTTAGGATGATGTCACATGCTTAGTCTGGCCAGTGGCATCTGACTGGGAGGAAATAGCATGATTCTTAAGATGACATGCCATTTCCAATCGATTTAAGGACCATTTAAGATTTTCCATGACATAAAAGATAGGTTCTTGTCGGTCCAAATTTGTGATGTGATCCATGTCCATGAACACCAGCAAGTTTCCACACAGGCAGTGTATTGCATTAAATGACAGGCAACAGACTCAATACTGGAATTGCATGGGCAGCATGTATATCATCGCTCGTCAATATTCGTGATCAGAACACTAAGACCTCAAGTCCCAAGGGTTCATCCTCAAACAAGCAATTTCCTATTCCATACTTCGATTATAACGTAATCCAAATGGTACATCACGATCAACTCATCTTCAATTCTACGAACGATTTGAAGAAAAGGC
This region includes:
- the LOC116188262 gene encoding 3-ketoacyl-CoA thiolase 2, peroxisomal-like encodes the protein MEKALNRQRILLQHLQPTSHSGSSSQTQESANLSASICAAGDNAAYHRTAAFGDDIVIVAAYRTAICKARRGGFKDTHPDDLLAPVLKAVLEKTNTNPVEVGDIVVGTVLARGSLRATECRMAAFYAGIPETVPIRTVNRQCSSGLQAVVDVAASIKAGFYDIGIAAGLESMTVDAIGRVPNFNPRVKMFAQARDCLLPMGIISENVAQRYGVTRQEQDHAAVESHRRAAAATASGKFKDEIIPVTTKLMDPKSGDEKPVTICVDDGIRANTNMADLAKLKPAFKKDGATTAGNASQVSDGAAAVLLMKRSMALQKGLPILGVFRSFAAVGVDPAVNGIGPAVAIPAAVKSAGLELDDINLFEINEAFASQYVYCCKKLELDSEKVNVNGGAIALGHPLGTTGARCVATLLNEMKRQGRDCRFGVISMCIGTGMGAAAVFGIE